The following proteins come from a genomic window of Miscanthus floridulus cultivar M001 chromosome 2, ASM1932011v1, whole genome shotgun sequence:
- the LOC136521853 gene encoding ADP-ribosylation factor-like protein 2, with product MGLLSIIRKIKRKEKEMRILMVGLDNSGKTTIVLKINGEDTSVISPTLGFNIKTIKYHKYDDGATDQLKDDWESEDGVRVFSPEDEAMSFYPVDDG from the exons ATGGGGCTACTCAGCATCATCCGGAAGATCAAGCGCAAGGAGAAGGAGATGCGCATCCTCATGGT GGGCCTGGACAACTCGGGGAAGACAACCATCGTTCTCAAGATCAACGGGGAGGACACCAGCGTCATTAGCCCAACCCTTGGATTCAACATCAAGACGATCAAGTACCACAA gtacgatgatggagcaacagatcaattgaaggatgattgggaatccgaagatggtgtaagggtATTCTCTCCAGAAGATGAGGCAATGagcttctatccagttgatgatGGATGA